The Eremothecium cymbalariae DBVPG#7215 chromosome 8, complete sequence genome has a window encoding:
- the MEI5 gene encoding Mei5p (similar to Ashbya gossypii ADL276W) encodes MSCSERDPEVTLVEEGSAATPKSNNKGVNKTFKVPFRTTSDIKSPKNEFLNQGSQISSEIKQLESRIDSELREYNKKETLLKRAVKVASTYDQEENTRDLIVKWRGVCQGAMAYILNSTILKINKMGGYKEFKQKEVEKLKKQIEYQADDGIEEQINMVLESEDFLMLPSEEQQEIREQMEEKRLEAEKEKEKALARLEVQFGDNEQDEMTLQELAQRLKVEYNLVYPS; translated from the coding sequence ATGAGCTGTTCAGAGCGTGATCCAGAAGTCACGTTAGTTGAGGAGGGGTCGGCGGCTACACCAaaatccaacaacaaaggGGTTAATAAAACGTTTAAGGTACCATTCAGGACTACTAGTGATATTAAAAGTCCCAAGaatgaatttttgaaccaGGGTAGTCAAATTTCTAGTGAGATCAAGCAATTGGAATCTCGTATAGATAGTGAACTTCGCGAGTATAATAAGAAGGAAACGTTATTGAAGAGGGCTGTCAAAGTTGCATCTACATATgatcaagaagaaaacaCACGGGATTTAATTGTTAAGTGGAGAGGTGTATGCCAAGGAGCCATGgcatatattttaaattcGACTATATTGAAGATTAATAAAATGGGGGGATATAAGGAAtttaaacaaaaagaggtggaaaagttgaagaagcaaatCGAATACCAGGCAGACGATGGGATTGAAGAGCAGATCAATATGGTTCTGGAAAGTGAGGATTTCTTGATGCTTCCCTCTGAAGAGCAGCAAGAAATCCGTGAGCAGATGGAGGAGAAGCGTTTGGAAGCtgagaaggaaaaggaaaaggcTCTAGCACGATTGGAAGTGCAATTTGGAGATAACGAGCAAGACGAGATGACTTTGCAAGAATTAGCTCAAAGGCTTAAGGTAGAATATAATTTGGTGTATCCTTCATAG
- the NOC2 gene encoding mRNA-binding ribosome synthesis protein NOC2 (similar to Ashbya gossypii ADL277W), translating to MGGVSKATKKFQSKHLKHTLEHRKKVKAHNQKIHGRRGNKSDDEKRALALTKDEQKLMKSSKEEVFKDMSVQKFFDGGFELPKIDKKLKGSKEEESAEDEGSSSDEDMEADMGDLAEKDPEFYKYLQENDKDLLEFNGSNPLDGISGDDDDDEEAEQEEEVGGKGNKSKPANTKDEQLELNHALLKKLKGQLTNKPNIKSIRNICSAFKAAVNVNQEGAAETYKFSVMDEKVFQELMFTVLKDLPEAIQKLTPYKLSKNARTLPSNSTVTRLSSVMKAHAPSLITLLQDITNTETAVLVLHSTYQLLPYFLSYRKLLKELIQSIVYIWSTTKDVETQIATFAFLNNSSREFKKSILGLVLKTTYSTFVKSCRKTNIRTMPLINFQKNSSAELFGVDPVLGYQIGFEYIRQLAIHLRNSINGSTKKPSKTNSAEAYKIVYNWQFCHSLDFWSRVLSFQCNPEKENGKESSLRQLIYPLIQVTLGVIRLIPTAQFFPLRFYLIRSLIRLSQNAGVYIPIYPLLSETLSSTAFTKAPKKHSTLAAFDFDNNIKCNQAYLGTRIYQDGLAEQVVELLAEFYVLYAKSVSFPELTTPTIISLRRYMKTSKNIKFNKMLTILIDKLKQNNDFIIQKRSKIDFGPTNRVEVERFLNELPWESTPLGAYVVIQREVKEEKARILRESLEEEDQKSQEEDIELSDAVASDRDDD from the coding sequence ATGGGTGGGGTATCCAAGGCTACTAAGAAGTTCCAAAGTAAGCATTTGAAGCATACTTTGGAACACAGGAAAAAAGTGAAAGCGCATAACCAAAAGATTCATGGTCGTAGGGGTAATAAatcagatgatgagaaaaGAGCACTTGCATTGACTAAGGATGAACAAAAGTTAATGAAATCTTCGAAGGAAGAAGTGTTCAAGGATATGAGTgttcaaaagttttttgatgGTGGATTTGAATTGCCAAAGATAGacaagaaattgaaggGTTCTAAAGAGGAGGAGTCTgctgaagatgaaggatcttcttctgatgaagatatggaGGCTGATATGGGAGATCTAGCAGAGAAAGACCCCGAATTCTATAAATACTTGCAAGAAAATGATAAGGATCTATTAGAATTCAATGGTAGTAATCCTCTCGATGGAATTTCTGgtgacgatgatgatgatgaggaggcGGAGcaggaagaagaagtggGTGGTAAGGGTAACAAATCGAAGCCTGCCAATACCAAGGATGAACAATTAGAGCTTAATCATGCTCTTctaaaaaagttgaagggACAGTTGACTAACAAACCAAATATCAAGTCAATCAGAAACATTTGTTCTGCTTTTAAAGCAGCTGTTAATGTTAATCAGGAAGGTGCTGCTGAAACGTACAAATTTTCTGTCATGGATGAAAAGGTGTTTCAAGAGCTAATGTTTACTGTATTGAAAGATCTTCCTGAGgctattcaaaaattgaCACCATACAAACTTTCAAAGAATGCAAGGACCCTAccttcaaattcaacagTGACTAGGTTATCATCTGTTATGAAAGCACATGCACCTTCTTTGATAACTTTGCTGCAAGATATTACAAATACCGAAACTGCAGTATTAGTTTTGCATTCTACTTACCAGCTATTACCATATTTCCTGTCCTACAGAAAACTCTTGAAGGAATTAATTCAGTCGATAGTCTATATTTGGTCTACTACAAAGGATGTCGAAACGCAAATTGCTACATTTgcatttttgaataactCTTCTAGggaattcaaaaaatcaataCTGGGATTGGTCTTGAAAACTACCTATTCCACGTTTGTGAAATCCTGTCGTAAGACCAATATTCGTACCATGCCATTAATTAACTTCCAAAAGAACTCCTCTGCCGAATTATTTGGAGTCGATCCCGTCTTGGGCTATCAAATTGGATTTGAGTACATTCGACAATTAGCTATACACTTGAGGAACTCAATCAATGGTTCCACTAAAAAGCCATCGAAAACCAACTCAGCAGAAGCCTACAAAATTGTATACAATTGGCAATTCTGTCATTCATTGGATTTTTGGTCCCGTGTGTTATCGTTCCAATGTAACCCAGAGAAGGAAAATGGCAAAGAATCGTCCCTAAGACAACTGATCTATCCTTTAATCCAAGTCACACTAGGCGTTATTAGATTAATCCCAACTGCTCAATTTTTCCCATTAAGGTTCTATTTAATTAGGTCTTTAATCAGGCTTTCACAAAACGCCGGCGTCTACATTCCTATCTACCCGTTGTTATCGGAAACTCTATCATCAACTGCCTTTACCAAGGCCCCAAAGAAACATTCTACACTAGCAGCGTTTGACTTTGACAATAACATCAAGTGTAATCAAGCCTATCTAGGCACCAGAATTTATCAAGATGGTCTTGCTGAACAAGTTGTCGAACTGTTGGCTGAATTTTATGTGCTATATGCTAAGAGTGTATCGTTCCCAGAGCTCACCACCCCAACGATTATTTCCCTGCGTCGTTATATGAAGAcatccaaaaatatcaagTTCAACAAGATGCTAACAATTTTAATTGATAAATTGAAGCAAAACAATGATTTTATCATCCAGAAGAGATCAAAAATTGACTTTGGCCCCACTAATAGGGTTGAAGTCGAAAGATTCTTAAATGAGCTCCCATGGGAATCCACTCCTTTAGGTGCTTATGTCGTTATACAACGTGAAGTTAAGGAAGAAAAAGCACGTATTTTAAGAGAATCcttagaagaagaagatcaGAAATctcaagaagaagatattgaactCAGTGATGCCGTCGCATCTGATAGAGATGATGATTAG
- the VPS30 gene encoding beclin 1 (similar to Ashbya gossypii ACR154W): MNGACFKCQSCQCPIDIDISLMDLSLAQRDMIINSGGELVNNATTYKIPHDRYIRLNQVKRLSDQAAASLSGPSESYVFLNTNESSLQPSRIIDEESGEDDDDDDRTKTLSSNIQNLTNIFRILSSKSNIDYPICQVCCELLMQKLKVEYEDAIKKRNSYSEFVVRLEKQKEKEDGTELKSSKTSNVNPLAEKNDLIAKLVALEEENDNLDREIEDVEQQLLKKEETETENIIKQNLKDLEHIYFIRDAQSLKNQYELTLNNLDRLRKTNIFNETFRISHSGPFGTINGLRLGGFSQVRVPWQEVNAAMGQLILLLATIANKIHYELDNYKLKPLGSYSKVEHYDQREQKWIVHNAFSNDEFKLGKFFHKETSLDKALECIIAIVDQIAKKISAFSRDHNGAMELPYIMHRDKINNISIKLMGSDPTVEWTTACKFLLTNAKWLLAFSSQVT; the protein is encoded by the coding sequence ATGAACGGGGCGTGTTTTAAATGCCAAAGCTGTCAGTGTCCAATCGACATTGATATATCTCTTATGGATTTATCATTGGCTCAGCGAGATATGATTATCAATTCTGGTGGTGAATTAGTGAACAACGCTACAACATACAAGATTCCTCACGATAGATATATACGTTTGAATCAAGTTAAAAGACTTTCGGATCAGGCTGCTGCTTCATTATCAGGTCCATCTGAGTCATATGTTTTTCTGAATACAAATGAATCAAGTCTTCAACCCTCCAGGATAATCGATGAGGAGAGTGGggaggatgatgatgacgacgatCGCACAAAAACTTTGTCTTCGAACATACAGAACTTAACCAATATCTTCCGTATTTTATCGTCAAAAAGTAATATTGACTATCCTATATGTCAAGTTTGCTGTGAGTTGCTGATGCAGAAGCTAAAGGTTGAGTATGAAGATGCTATCAAAAAGCGTAATTCGTACTCGGAGTTTGTTGTGAGGTTAGAGAAAcaaaaggagaaagaagatGGTACCGAATTAAAATCTAGTAAAACCTCAAATGTTAATCCACTCGCGGAGAAAAACGACCTTATTGCCAAGTTGGTTGCTCTTGAAGAGGAAAATGATAACTTAGACAGGGAGATCGAAGATGTCGAACAACAGCTActaaagaaagaagaaactgaAACTGAAAACATCATAAAGCAAAATCTAAAAGATCTCGAGCATATCTATTTTATAAGGGACGCTCAATCCTTAAAGAACCAATACGAACTGACGTTGAACAATTTGGATAGGCtaagaaaaacaaatatcTTCAACGAAACCTTCCGTATTTCACACAGCGGACCCTTTGGAACCATCAATGGTCTCCGTCTAGGTGGCTTCAGTCAGGTTCGTGTTCCATGGCAAGAAGTAAATGCGGCTATGGGCCAACTTATCCTATTACTTGCCACCATagcaaataaaatacatTACGAACTGGACAACTACAAACTAAAACCTCTCGGCTCCTACTCGAAGGTCGAACATTACGACCAACGTGAACAGAAATGGATAGTACATAACGCATTCAGCAACGATGAATTCAAACTCGGCAAATTCTTCCACAAAGAAACATCCCTAGACAAGGCTTTAGAGTGCATAATAGCCATTGTAGACCAGATTGCCAAAAAGATATCCGCCTTTTCCAGAGACCATAATGGCGCCATGGAACTACCTTATATCATGCACCGAgacaaaatcaacaacatATCAATAAAGCTGATGGGCAGCGACCCGACCGTAGAATGGACTACTGCATGTAAGTTCCTGCTCACGAATGCGAAATGGCTTCTGGCCTTCTCGTCTCAGGTGACGTAA
- the RET1 gene encoding DNA-directed RNA polymerase III core subunit RET1 (similar to Ashbya gossypii ADL275C), with translation MLKSEHSHTNHTKDDTFEQLLKPVYKGKKLTDEINTAEDKWNLLPAFLKVKGLVKQHLDSFNYFVDVDLKKIIKANEMVLSDVDPEFYLKYVDIRVGQRSNSSRIDMLPPHECRLRDMTYSAPIYVDIEYTRGRLIVLHKDVEIGKMPIMLRSNKCILNGASEETMAKLNECPLDPGGYFIVNGTEKVILVQEQLSKNRIIVEADEKKSIVQASVTSSTHERKSKTYVVTKNEKIYLKHNSISEEVPIVIVLKACGVVSDLEIMQLVCGNNSSYQDIFAINFEEASKMNIYTQQQALEYIGTKVKTIRRQKLTILQEGIEAIATTVIAHLTVEALDFREKALYIAIMTRRVVMAIQNCKMVDDRDYVGNKRLELAGQLMSLLFEDLFKKFNNDFKASIDKVLKKPNRAEMYDALLSINVHSNNITSGLNRAISTGNWSLKRFKMERAGVTHVLSRLSYISALGMMTRISSQFEKSRKVSGPRALQPSQFGMLCTSDTPEGEACGLVKNLALMTHITTDDEEEPIKRLCYLLGVEDIGLIDSASLHDNYGVYLNGTIIGTARYPTKFVHQFRILRRTGKISEFISIYTNIHQNAVHIVTDGGRICRPLIIVKNGKSMVASSHLKRLLDGKLQFDDFLKLGLVEYLDVNEENDSFIALYEKDIHEGITHLEIEPFTVLGAVAGLIPYPHHNQSPRNTYQCAMGKQAIGAIAYNQFKRIDTLLYLMIYPQQPMVKTKTIELIDYDKLPAGQNATVAVMSYSGYDIEDALVLNKSSIDRGFGRCETRKKTTTILKRYPNHTQDIIGGMRVDENGEPIWQHKSLGPDGLGEVGMKVESGQIYINKSVPTNASDSVLTQSQSQYREAPIIYRAPEPSHIDQVMMSVSDNDQALIKVLLRQNRRPELGDKFSSRHGQKGVCGIIVQQEDMPFNDQGICPDIIMNPHGFPSRMTVGKMIELVSGKAGVLNGTLEYGTCFGGSKLADMSEILINNGFNYSGKDMLYSGITGECLQAYVFFGPIYYQKLKHMVLDKMHARARGPRAVLTRQPTEGRSRDGGLRLGEMERDCVIAYGASQLLLERLMLSSDAFEVDVCDKCGLMGYSGWCTSCKSAEHVIKITIPYAAKLLFQELLSMNIAPRLMLGDVFQS, from the coding sequence ATGCTGAAAAGTGAGCATTCTCATACAAATCACACGAAAGATGACACATTTGAGCAGCTGTTGAAGCCGGTTTATAAAGGTAAGAAACTTACCGATGAGATCAATACTGCTGAGGATAAGTGGAATCTATTGCCTGCATTTTTAAAGGTTAAAGGGTTGGTTAAACAACATTTAGAttcttttaattattttgtAGATGTGGACTTAAAGAAGATCATCAAGGCTAATGAGATGGTTTTGAGTGATGTCGATCCAGAATTTTATTTAAAGTACGTTGATATCCGTGTTGGACAAAGGAGCAATTCAAGTAGGATAGATATGTTGCCCCCTCATGAGTGTCGTCTGAGAGACATGACTTATAGTGCTCCTATATATGTGGATATTGAATACACACGAGGAAGATTAATTGTATTACATAAGGATGTTGAGATTGGGAAGATGCCGATTATGTTGCGATCTAACAAGTGTATTCTGAATGGTGCCTCGGAAGAGACTATGGCAAAGCTCAATGAGTGTCCTTTAGATCCTGGTGGATATTTTATTGTCAATGGTACAGAGAAGGTTATTTTAGTTCAGGAGCAATTGTCCAAGAATCGTATTATTGTCGAAGCAGATGAGAAGAAGTCGATTGTACAAGCGTCGGTTACGTCGTCGACCCACGAGCGAAAGTCCAAAACCTATGTTGTTACCAAGAATgagaaaatatatcttaaGCACAATTCCATTTCAGAGGAGGTTCCAATCGTGATTGTTTTAAAGGCATGTGGCGTGGTGTCTGATTTGGAAATTATGCAACTAGTTTGTGGTAATAATAGCAGTTatcaagatatatttgcaattaactttgaagaagcttcTAAAATGAACATATACACACAGCAACAAGCCTTGGAATATATTGGTACCAAGGTTAAAACTATTAGACGACAAAAGTTGACAATTTTACAAGAAGGAATCGAGGCCATTGCGACTACTGTTATTGCCCATTTAACTGTAGAGGCGTTAGATTTTAGGGAAAAAGCACTGTATATTGCTATAATGACACGTAGGGTTGTGATGGCTATCCAGAATTGTAAAATGGTGGATGATAGAGATTACGTTGGTAATAAGCGATTGGAATTGGCTGGACAATTAATGTCCTTGTTGTTCGAggatttgtttaaaaagttcaatAATGATTTCAAGGCTAGTATCGATaaggttttaaaaaaaccaaacaGGGCAGAAATGTATGATGCCTTGTTGTCGATTAATGTTCATTCAAATAACATTACTTCTGGTCTAAATAGGGCTATATCAACCGGAAATTGGTCATTGAAGAGATTTAAAATGGAACGGGCAGGTGTTACTCACGTTTTGAGTAGGCTGTCTTACATTTCTGCTTTGGGTATGATGACTAGAATTTCTTCgcaatttgaaaaatctagGAAAGTTTCAGGTCCCAGAGCTTTACAGCCATCACAATTTGGTATGTTATGTACCTCCGATACTCCAGAAGGTGAAGCATGTGGTTTGGTTAAAAACCTGGCATTGATGACACATATTACTactgatgatgaggaagaacCAATTAAAAGGCTATGTTATCTTTTAGGTGTTGAAGACATTGGCTTGATCGATAGTGCTTCTTTACATGACAATTATGGTGTTTATCTAAATGGTACCATTATAGGTACTGCAAGATATCCAACTAAATTTGTTCACCAATTTAGAATCCTAAGAAGGACAGGGAAAATATCCGAATTCATATCAATATACACTAATATCCATCAAAATGCTGTTCATATTGTAACTGATGGGGGGAGAATCTGTAGACCATTGATAATTGTTAAAAATGGAAAGTCTATGGTTGCTTCTAGtcatttgaaaagattaTTGGATGGGAAACTACAATTTGATGACTTTTTGAAGCTTGGACTGGTAGAATATTTGGATGTCAATGAAGAAAACGATTCCTTCATTGCCTTGtatgaaaaagatattcaTGAAGGTATCACTCACTTGGAAATTGAACCTTTTACCGTTCTTGGTGCTGTTGCTGGGTTAATTCCATATCCTCATCATAACCAATCTCCTCGTAACACATATCAATGCGCAATGGGTAAGCAAGCTATTGGTGCAATTGCATATAATCAATTCAAAAGGATTGATACTTTACTATATTTGATGATCTACCCTCAGCAGCCTATGGTTAAGACAAAGACAATCGAACTAATAGATTATGACAAATTACCAGCTGGTCAAAATGCCACTGTTGCAGTCATGTCATATTCTGGTTAcgatattgaagatgctTTAGTGTTGAACAAATCTTCCATCGATAGAGGATTTGGTCGTTGTGAGACACGTAAGAAAACAACCACTATCTTAAAAAGGTATCCGAACCATACTCAGGATATCATTGGTGGTATGCgtgttgatgaaaatggtgaGCCTATATGGCAACATAAATCTCTAGGTCCAGACGGTCTAGGAGAAGTTGGTATGAAAGTGGAAAGTGGTCAGATCTACATTAACAAATCTGTTCCAACCAATGCATCTGATAGTGTTCTGACTCAATCGCAATCTCAGTATAGAGAAGCACCTATCATATACAGGGCCCCAGAACCTTCACACATTGATCAAGTTATGATGTCAGTGTCTGATAACGATCAAGCTTTGATTAAAGTATTATTAAGACAAAATAGACGTCCAGAATTAGGTGATAAGTTTTCTTCTAGGCATGGACAGAAAGGTGTATGTGGTATTATCGTACAGCAGGAAGATATGCCATTCAATGATCAGGGTATCTGTCCCGACATTATCATGAATCCACATGGTTTCCCATCTCGTATGACTGTCGGTAAGATGATAGAGCTTGTTTCTGGAAAGGCAGGTGTTTTGAATGGTACTTTAGAATACGGCACATGCTTTGGTGGTTCTAAATTAGCAGATATGTCTGAAATTTTAATCAACAATGGGTTTAATTATTCTGGTAAAGATATGTTGTACTCGGGTATCACAGGTGAGTGTTTGCAAGCTTATGTTTTCTTTGGACCAATATACTACCAAAAATTGAAGCACATGGTTTTAGACAAGATGCATGCAAGAGCCAGAGGCCCCAGGGCTGTCCTAACACGTCAACCAACTGAGGGTAGATCTAGAGATGGTGGTTTGAGATTGGGTGAAATGGAAAGGGACTGTGTTATTGCTTACGGAGCTTCTCAACTGTTATTGGAAAGATTAATGTTAAGTTCAGATGCATTTGAGGTCGATGTTTGTGATAAATGTGGCCTGATGGGATATAGTGGGTGGTGCACATCGTGTAAATCCGCAGAGCACGTTATTAAAATAACTATTCCGTATGCTGCCAAGCTTTTATTCCAAGAATTATTGTCTATGAACATTGCTCCAAGGTTGATGTTGGGAGATGTGTTCCAATCTTAA
- the GEP3 gene encoding Gep3p (similar to Ashbya gossypii ADL278C): MEFLQRTELKIKNSDLTVIFKSVHRISGLSEGLFKALGWLIRMLRTGFQLRQFERSISCKLCGIALQIKSPKLSGYYLKPKPKQKAKASTLEDVKYLLFGQDMHRIKEKSSLPSRSDVISKFDDRPTCKRCFDAQNQNEYSLEEFQSQTFKDISKYIPQCASIYHVVPMVDFPLNVDKILLENKENTNYLLLSKGDQIMAQSSTLAQPTQEFFHEYFKKHLGINLKKVVAFSSPKNWNIAIVNSALSKESYFVGHPNAGKSSLINALIKNNPCMGYRMEEDKPTAELNTESLGPDKMSRRKHYLLNKAGVSYLPNFTRSIQSYSFGNKVVHDLPGYMDDIDSAAYDRIIAKNFLQRIRKTAGFDTSKLKKQSYVSITGSEEGRCLTISGLIYLVPPPGTVNQVISYIPGRIAKYHNFEKGLEVIKNVNVNESHPQAQFVEVTKVLTEKAEFVRHIIPPFRGSIEIVFKDIGYLQLRSTGKYEFKGLYEIWVPKAIKVCVREPLKKLIEQSHHEYKESKGKTPLISRNRVIFSSTYPMSPTEDATLDKIRDMFLERTKKDTMARKQLNSDPIATLSKKELATRNLYWYYVW; the protein is encoded by the coding sequence ATGGAATTTCTCCAGCGTACCGAATTGAAGATCAAGAATAGTGATTTAACAGTGATATTCAAGAGCGTTCATAGGATATCAGGGCTATCAGAGGGCCTATTCAAGGCTTTAGGTTGGTTAATAAGGATGCTGAGGACTGGATTTCAGTTAAGACAATTTGAACGAAGTATTTCTTGTAAGTTATGTGGGATCGCTTTACAAATTAAGTCTCCAAAATTAAGTGGATACTATTTGAAACCCAAACCTAAGCAGAAAGCGAAGGCATCAACTTTGGAGGATGTGAAGTACCTGTTATTCGGTCAAGACATGCATAGAATCAAGGAGAAGAGTTCTTTGCCCTCAAGATCAGATGTTATAAGTAAATTCGATGACCGTCCCACTTGTAAGAGATGCTTTGATGCTCAAAATCAGAATGAATATTCCCTTGAAGAATTCCAAAGTCAGACGTTCAAAGATATCAGTAAATATATCCCCCAGTGTGCTAGCATATACCATGTTGTTCCAATGGTTGATTTTCCTTTAAATGTAGACAAGATTTTATTAGAGAACAAGGAGAATACGAATTATTTGTTACTATCAAAGGGTGACCAAATAATGGCGCAAAGCTCTACACTAGCACAGCCAACCCAGGAGTTTTTTCATGAGTACTTTAAGAAGCACCTGGGGATtaatttgaagaaggtgGTAGCATTTTCAAGtccaaaaaattggaatataGCGATTGTGAATAGTGCGTTATCGAAAGAGTCGTACTTTGTTGGTCATCCAAATGCTGGGAAATCATCTCTGATCAATGCtctaataaaaaataaccCTTGCATGGGTTATAGAATGGAAGAGGATAAACCAACTGCTGAGTTAAATACAGAATCATTGGGACCTGATAAAATGAGCAGAAGGAAGCACTATCTGCTGAATAAAGCCGGTGTTAGttatcttccaaattttACGAGGAGCATACAATCGTATAGCTTTGGGAATAAGGTCGTCCATGACCTGCCAGGATATATGGACGATATTGATAGTGCTGCATATGATAGAATTATTGCAAAGAACTTTTTACAAAGGATAAGAAAGACTGCAGGTTTTGATACGtccaagttgaagaagcagTCCTATGTTTCTATAACGGGAAGTGAAGAAGGGAGATGTTTAACGATTAGTGGGTTAATATACCTCGTACCGCCTCCAGGCACAGTCAACCAAGTGATATCTTACATTCCAGGCCGTATAGCTAAATAtcataattttgaaaagggaTTAGAAGTTATAAAGAATGTCAATGTAAATGAATCGCACCCGCAGGCACAGTTTGTGGAAGTCACTAAAGTTCTTACCGAAAAAGCCGAATTTGTTAGGCATATCATTCCACCATTCAGAGGAAGTATTGAAATTGTGTTCAAAGATATCGGATACTTGCAACTTAGATCAACGGGTAAATACGAGTTCAAAGGTCTTTATGAAATATGGGTTCCAAAAGCCATTAAAGTTTGTGTGAGGGAACCtctaaagaagttgatAGAACAATCTCATCACGAGTACAAGGAGTCAAAGGGTAAGACCCCATTGATATCTAGAAATAGAGTAATCTTCTCATCTACTTATCCTATGTCTCCCACTGAGGATGCAACGCTAGACAAGATTAGAGATATGTTCTTAGAGCGTACCAAAAAAGATACTATGGCTAGAAAGCAATTAAATAGCGATCCAATCGCTACTCTTTCGAAGAAAGAACTCGCAACACGCAATTTGTACTGGTATTACGTTTGGTAA